From the Lathyrus oleraceus cultivar Zhongwan6 chromosome 4, CAAS_Psat_ZW6_1.0, whole genome shotgun sequence genome, one window contains:
- the LOC127074460 gene encoding B3 domain-containing protein Os01g0234100 isoform X2: MSKMVAVDEKKKAHMVPQYDDQGVTLAFHGREVYDAVPIAHFPKKSPLNDKHNKVVENKHRQATPDEGQSQKLASSSKETTDATFSRGEAVIQAEGLRSNLQQEFPSFVKSLVRSHVASCFWMGLPVAFCKRHLPDKDTTITLEDESGREYKTKYIACKTGLSAGWRQFSAVHKLLDGDVVVFQLVEPTKFKVYIIRAMRELENQESCSKQKVGGKNNIDTDVVACNSPKRKNGKPIPQDTQKKNKITVSKTETKAKQYPEQYENDSEEALSEILEAYKMPEFKDLNGFENFRIIVNGMLIDNELSTEVRNKYYKLCYSQQAFLHDNLIKGLNYNLVSGVISEVVNIADAIKVSVISTPRFEFYNWDKTLLAFENLGMNVEFLRHRLRRLVSLAYETDNGLETRRYLAYRTEEHGGVEDEIKNMETKLVELKEACNGFGDYLESLKHKAESDVNNEEFADLRH, encoded by the exons ATGTCCAAAATGGTGGCGGTTGATGAAAAGAAGAAGGCTCATATGGTTCCACAATATGATGATCAAGGTGTAACTTTGGCATTTCATGGCAGAGAGGTCTATGATGCCGTTCCTATTGCACATTTCCCTAAAAAGTCTCCTTTAAAT GATAAACATAACAAGGTGGTGGAAAATAAACACAGACAA GCAACACCTGATGAGGGACAATCACAGAAGCTTGCAAG CTCATCTAAAGAGACAACAGATGCAACATTTTCTCGTGGCGAGGCTGTGATTCAAGCCGAAGGACTCCGATCAAATTTGCAACAAGAGTTCCCAAGTTTTGTGAAGTCCTTGGTCAGATCACATGTAGCCAGTTGTTTTTGGATG GGACTACCCGTGGCGTTCTGTAAAAGACATTTACCAGATAAGGATACAACTATCACTTTGGAAGATGAGTCTGGTAGAGAATACAAGACAAAATACATTGCATGTAAAACAGGATTAAGTGCTGGTTGGAGACAGTTTTCCGCTGTGCATAAATTGCTAGACGGTGATGTGGTGGTATTTCAATTAGTCGAACCCACCAAATTTAAG GTTTATATAATAAGAGCTATGAGGGAACTAGAGAATCAAGAAAGTTGCTCAAAACAAAAAGTTGGAG GCAAAAATAACATAGATACTGATGTTGTAGCATGTAATAGTCCAAAAAGAAAAAATGGTAAACCTATCCCACAAGACACccaaaagaaaaataaaattacTGTATCAAAAACGGAGACTAAGGCTAAACAATATCCAGAACAATATGAAAATGATAGTGAGGAAGCTTTGTCTGAAATATTGGAGGCATATAAAATGCCTGAATTCAAAGATTTAAATGGTTTCGAAAATTTCAGAATCATAGTCAACGGAATGCTAATTGATAATGAACTGTCTACCGAAGTTCGAAACAAGTACTACAAACTCTGTTACAGTCAACAAGCTTTTCTTCATGACAATCTCATCAAAGGCTTGAACTATAATTTAGTTTCTGGAGTTATATCTGAAGTTGTTAACATTGCTGATGCAATAAAAGTCAGTGTGATATCTACGCCGCGTTTTGAGTTTTATAATTGGGATAAAACGTTGCTAGCATTTGAGAATTTGGGCATGAATGTTGAGTTTTTGAGACATCGATTGCGCAGGCTTGTGAGCCTTGCTTATGAGACGGACAACGGCTTAGAGACTAGAAGATACTTGGCGTATAGAACCGAGGAACACGGTGGAGTAGAGGATGAAATAAAGAATATGGAAACGAAGCTCGTGGAATTGAAAGAAGCTTGTAATGGATTTGGTGATTATCTTGAGAGTTTGAAGCACAAAGCTGAAAG TGATGTTAATAATGAAGAATTTGCTGATTTAAGACATTAA
- the LOC127074462 gene encoding uncharacterized protein LOC127074462 — protein MACLEMYNSEHKGHHHNQYHNHSLSVSPRISFSNDFVDTQQVSNQEKTTTRSDGPVSSDFEFSVSNYSMMSADELFFKGRLLPFKDSNKKINTLREELLVDDDEVCERQGFSLRPPKGSSSSSTTRWKGFLGLRKSHIGSKKVEKSESVESRRSGLVNESARLNITTSQEILIEGGSNCNDFEFGI, from the exons ATGGCATGTTTAGAAATGTACAACTCAGAGCACAAAGGTCATCATCATAATCAATATCATAATCACAGTTTATCAGTGAGTCCAAGAATCTCATTCTCAAACGATTTTGTAGACACACAACAAGTTTCAAACCAAGAAAAAACCACTACTAGATCAGATGGACCAGTTTCAAGTGACTTTGAGTTTTCTGTTTCAAACTACTCAATGATGAGTGCTGATGAGCTTTTCTTCAAGGGAAGATTGTTACCTTTTAAAGATAGTAACAAAAAAATTAACACTCTAAGGGAAGAACTACTTGTAGATGATGATGAAGTTTGTGAAAGACAAGGTTTTTCTCTTAGGCCTCCAAAAGggtcttcttcttcttctacaaCAAGGTGGAAAGGGTTTTTGGGTTTGAGAAAAAGTCACATTGGTTCTAAGAAAGTTGAAAAGAGTGAAAGTGTTGAATCAAGAAGATCTGGTTTGGTCAATGAGAGTGCAAGGCTTAACATTACTACTTCACAG GAGATTTTGATTGAAGGAGGGTCAAATTGCAATGACTTTGAGTTTGGAATATAG
- the LOC127074460 gene encoding B3 domain-containing protein Os01g0234100 isoform X3 → MSKMVAVDEKKKAHMVPQYDDQGVTLAFHGREDKHNKVVENKHRQATPDEGQSQKLASSSKETTDATFSRGEAVIQAEGLRSNLQQEFPSFVKSLVRSHVASCFWMGLPVAFCKRHLPDKDTTITLEDESGREYKTKYIACKTGLSAGWRQFSAVHKLLDGDVVVFQLVEPTKFKVYIIRAMRELENQESCSKQKVGGKNNIDTDVVACNSPKRKNGKPIPQDTQKKNKITVSKTETKAKQYPEQYENDSEEALSEILEAYKMPEFKDLNGFENFRIIVNGMLIDNELSTEVRNKYYKLCYSQQAFLHDNLIKGLNYNLVSGVISEVVNIADAIKVSVISTPRFEFYNWDKTLLAFENLGMNVEFLRHRLRRLVSLAYETDNGLETRRYLAYRTEEHGGVEDEIKNMETKLVELKEACNGFGDYLESLKHKAERYEHKFQKEVAANW, encoded by the exons ATGTCCAAAATGGTGGCGGTTGATGAAAAGAAGAAGGCTCATATGGTTCCACAATATGATGATCAAGGTGTAACTTTGGCATTTCATGGCAGAGAG GATAAACATAACAAGGTGGTGGAAAATAAACACAGACAA GCAACACCTGATGAGGGACAATCACAGAAGCTTGCAAG CTCATCTAAAGAGACAACAGATGCAACATTTTCTCGTGGCGAGGCTGTGATTCAAGCCGAAGGACTCCGATCAAATTTGCAACAAGAGTTCCCAAGTTTTGTGAAGTCCTTGGTCAGATCACATGTAGCCAGTTGTTTTTGGATG GGACTACCCGTGGCGTTCTGTAAAAGACATTTACCAGATAAGGATACAACTATCACTTTGGAAGATGAGTCTGGTAGAGAATACAAGACAAAATACATTGCATGTAAAACAGGATTAAGTGCTGGTTGGAGACAGTTTTCCGCTGTGCATAAATTGCTAGACGGTGATGTGGTGGTATTTCAATTAGTCGAACCCACCAAATTTAAG GTTTATATAATAAGAGCTATGAGGGAACTAGAGAATCAAGAAAGTTGCTCAAAACAAAAAGTTGGAG GCAAAAATAACATAGATACTGATGTTGTAGCATGTAATAGTCCAAAAAGAAAAAATGGTAAACCTATCCCACAAGACACccaaaagaaaaataaaattacTGTATCAAAAACGGAGACTAAGGCTAAACAATATCCAGAACAATATGAAAATGATAGTGAGGAAGCTTTGTCTGAAATATTGGAGGCATATAAAATGCCTGAATTCAAAGATTTAAATGGTTTCGAAAATTTCAGAATCATAGTCAACGGAATGCTAATTGATAATGAACTGTCTACCGAAGTTCGAAACAAGTACTACAAACTCTGTTACAGTCAACAAGCTTTTCTTCATGACAATCTCATCAAAGGCTTGAACTATAATTTAGTTTCTGGAGTTATATCTGAAGTTGTTAACATTGCTGATGCAATAAAAGTCAGTGTGATATCTACGCCGCGTTTTGAGTTTTATAATTGGGATAAAACGTTGCTAGCATTTGAGAATTTGGGCATGAATGTTGAGTTTTTGAGACATCGATTGCGCAGGCTTGTGAGCCTTGCTTATGAGACGGACAACGGCTTAGAGACTAGAAGATACTTGGCGTATAGAACCGAGGAACACGGTGGAGTAGAGGATGAAATAAAGAATATGGAAACGAAGCTCGTGGAATTGAAAGAAGCTTGTAATGGATTTGGTGATTATCTTGAGAGTTTGAAGCACAAAGCTGAAAGGTATGAACATAAGTTTCAAAAAGAAGTTGCTGCTAATTGGTGA
- the LOC127074460 gene encoding B3 domain-containing protein Os01g0234100 isoform X1: MSKMVAVDEKKKAHMVPQYDDQGVTLAFHGREVYDAVPIAHFPKKSPLNDKHNKVVENKHRQATPDEGQSQKLASSSKETTDATFSRGEAVIQAEGLRSNLQQEFPSFVKSLVRSHVASCFWMGLPVAFCKRHLPDKDTTITLEDESGREYKTKYIACKTGLSAGWRQFSAVHKLLDGDVVVFQLVEPTKFKVYIIRAMRELENQESCSKQKVGGKNNIDTDVVACNSPKRKNGKPIPQDTQKKNKITVSKTETKAKQYPEQYENDSEEALSEILEAYKMPEFKDLNGFENFRIIVNGMLIDNELSTEVRNKYYKLCYSQQAFLHDNLIKGLNYNLVSGVISEVVNIADAIKVSVISTPRFEFYNWDKTLLAFENLGMNVEFLRHRLRRLVSLAYETDNGLETRRYLAYRTEEHGGVEDEIKNMETKLVELKEACNGFGDYLESLKHKAERYEHKFQKEVAANW; the protein is encoded by the exons ATGTCCAAAATGGTGGCGGTTGATGAAAAGAAGAAGGCTCATATGGTTCCACAATATGATGATCAAGGTGTAACTTTGGCATTTCATGGCAGAGAGGTCTATGATGCCGTTCCTATTGCACATTTCCCTAAAAAGTCTCCTTTAAAT GATAAACATAACAAGGTGGTGGAAAATAAACACAGACAA GCAACACCTGATGAGGGACAATCACAGAAGCTTGCAAG CTCATCTAAAGAGACAACAGATGCAACATTTTCTCGTGGCGAGGCTGTGATTCAAGCCGAAGGACTCCGATCAAATTTGCAACAAGAGTTCCCAAGTTTTGTGAAGTCCTTGGTCAGATCACATGTAGCCAGTTGTTTTTGGATG GGACTACCCGTGGCGTTCTGTAAAAGACATTTACCAGATAAGGATACAACTATCACTTTGGAAGATGAGTCTGGTAGAGAATACAAGACAAAATACATTGCATGTAAAACAGGATTAAGTGCTGGTTGGAGACAGTTTTCCGCTGTGCATAAATTGCTAGACGGTGATGTGGTGGTATTTCAATTAGTCGAACCCACCAAATTTAAG GTTTATATAATAAGAGCTATGAGGGAACTAGAGAATCAAGAAAGTTGCTCAAAACAAAAAGTTGGAG GCAAAAATAACATAGATACTGATGTTGTAGCATGTAATAGTCCAAAAAGAAAAAATGGTAAACCTATCCCACAAGACACccaaaagaaaaataaaattacTGTATCAAAAACGGAGACTAAGGCTAAACAATATCCAGAACAATATGAAAATGATAGTGAGGAAGCTTTGTCTGAAATATTGGAGGCATATAAAATGCCTGAATTCAAAGATTTAAATGGTTTCGAAAATTTCAGAATCATAGTCAACGGAATGCTAATTGATAATGAACTGTCTACCGAAGTTCGAAACAAGTACTACAAACTCTGTTACAGTCAACAAGCTTTTCTTCATGACAATCTCATCAAAGGCTTGAACTATAATTTAGTTTCTGGAGTTATATCTGAAGTTGTTAACATTGCTGATGCAATAAAAGTCAGTGTGATATCTACGCCGCGTTTTGAGTTTTATAATTGGGATAAAACGTTGCTAGCATTTGAGAATTTGGGCATGAATGTTGAGTTTTTGAGACATCGATTGCGCAGGCTTGTGAGCCTTGCTTATGAGACGGACAACGGCTTAGAGACTAGAAGATACTTGGCGTATAGAACCGAGGAACACGGTGGAGTAGAGGATGAAATAAAGAATATGGAAACGAAGCTCGTGGAATTGAAAGAAGCTTGTAATGGATTTGGTGATTATCTTGAGAGTTTGAAGCACAAAGCTGAAAGGTATGAACATAAGTTTCAAAAAGAAGTTGCTGCTAATTGGTGA